The genomic segment GGTGTTTCTGCCTTATTGGGAAGAACTGAAGACAGCAGGACCGCTGGAGAAATTCCGGAACGTCAGCAAAATATTCGGGAAGGAGAAGGAAGCCGAGCAGTGGATCACAGAGTATGATACAAAGGTTGAAGCGGCCAAAGCGAAAATAGCCGGAATCGTCAAGGAAGGCGAAACGGTCTCCATCGTTCAATTCGGATACAAAGCCTTGTATGTCATCGCGGCTGAGGGCGGCAATTATGGCAGCTCGACCATTTATCAAATGCTGGAGCTGCCGCCAACCCAGCAGGCGAAAGATATGAAGGATGGTTTTGTAAGTATTTCATTGGAGGTTTTGTCTCAATATACGGGCGATCATATCTTCTTATACGGGGCAGAGGACGAAGGAAGCGAGGAAATATTGAACAGCGAGCTGTGGAAGCAGTTGCCTGCCGTGCAAAAGGGCCAAGTATATAAATACGGCACCTTTGGCGAAAACGGCGATGAGTTCGTTATGGAAGATCCGTATTCTCTGGAGCTTCAACTGGAGAAAGTCGTCAGCGTCATGACGGCGAATCAAAAATAATCGGTAGAAAGCCGCCATTCCTGTTTAGAGGATTGGCGGCTTTTTCACGCTGGAATAAGGACGTCGGATTAATCACCTTGCAGTTTGACTAACAGCTAAGGGGCAGGGTGCGATTTTAACCTTCCTGCTTAGCGAACAAGGTGCTCGCTAATAGGGAGATCGTTTGCTGATAGGTGGCGTGGGCGGAGGGAACATCGCCAAAATGCCCGCCCATTTGCAAATGGATGACACCGTGGAGGGCGCCCCAGACGAGGCGGACAATTTCTATCGTATCCGTCGGTGCCGCAGCTGATAGAAGACCCTGCTGCTGGGCGCTGCCGATGACATGGATTAATTGCCGCATAGCCGTCACGGTGCCCTGCATGCTTTCCTCATCCGGCTTGAAATCGCCGAATGCTCCGCCAAACATCAGCTTGTAGTAGCTGGTGTAGCGCTGGGCAAACTGCCAATAGGTTTCGCCTAAAGCAAGCAAATGCGCCCTCGGGTCGGCTAGTGCAGGCGTTGCTTCAAACTCGCGAGCCATTATTTTGCAGCCATCAAGGTACAGCTGCTGGGCTAGACCTTCTTTATTCACAAACAAGCTGTAAATGATTTTGGTGGAGCAGCCCATTTTCTGTGACACTTTACGAACGGTAACCGCCTCAGGGCCTTCCTCCTGCAAAATAGTAGCCGCAGCATCTACAACGAGCTTGCGGAGATTTTCGGTATTTTGCAGCCGTGCTTCCTGGTAGGTTTTCAACTCGCGTTTATTCGTATTAAGGAAACGATCCTGTTCGCTCATTTTTATCACCTTCGTCTCGGTCAATCTGTTTTTAATTAGAAACAGAGTTTCCAAATTGCTTACCCAAATTCTATACAGACGGGGAGGGCTTGTCAATGCGAATTAACAACAGGGTGGAAGCGGGGGATGGTGGAAGGTCGTCCGAGCCGCTTAGAAACCGGCTGTAGTGAAATTTTATTTATTGATAAAAAAGCATTGACAGTATGTATAGACTGAATTACTATGGTTCTATAAAGAAACACTGTTACCAAACGAAAGCCCACTTGGCTAACCCACGGTAATGGTGCTTATTTTTAAAGGTTTGGTAACAGTGTTTCTTTAAAAATACATTGTATATTAATAGGAGGACGTTATATGAATATTC from the Paenibacillus sp. BIHB 4019 genome contains:
- a CDS encoding TetR/AcrR family transcriptional regulator, which encodes MSEQDRFLNTNKRELKTYQEARLQNTENLRKLVVDAAATILQEEGPEAVTVRKVSQKMGCSTKIIYSLFVNKEGLAQQLYLDGCKIMAREFEATPALADPRAHLLALGETYWQFAQRYTSYYKLMFGGAFGDFKPDEESMQGTVTAMRQLIHVIGSAQQQGLLSAAAPTDTIEIVRLVWGALHGVIHLQMGGHFGDVPSAHATYQQTISLLASTLFAKQEG